The genomic region TGTATGGATTTCGCTTTGCCCAGTTCGCTTTCCAACGCCTTATATTCGCTCGAAAAGCGAACGTCCTCGCCCGAGAAATTCTCTTCGCAAACAGAGCGCTTGGCGAGTTCAAGGTAATGCACAGAGAGTTTGTTTGAGTAGGACATCCACAGCACTCATTTGGATCGCTATGATGGCCACTGACAAGTCTCTAATTACAATGATCTTGTCTTTATTGTGCGCCAGAGGCTTTCTTATATCAGACAAGGGACGCCCCTGAGTTTGAACAATATTGAACAGCCCCGACCTCTCTTCCAACACCAAAAAGCTGGAGCCATTACCACCTCCTGAAAACAAATCAGAAGGTGTAAACCTTATTCAGGACGGGAGCCTCGGCCCTGATCGGCGATCTCGCACAACAGCCAGCCCTAGGCAGGGTTCAGCGTCTTCGTCGAGGTCATGCAGCAATTGAATGTTCTTCAGATGAGCGATGTTCGAGGCCTGGTCGAAGGTATCGAGCAATAACATTGCGAACATGCTCGGCTGAAACTGATAGGCCTGGGTCGGCTCGCGACCGTCCTTCCTTGGCTGGCCCTTCATCGGTCGTCGGCCGGGGTGCTATTGGACACGCGAGGTCCTGGGGTAATACAAAATGTCATACCGCCCGGACTCTCCCTCTAACCCATGAGTGTCATACGCCGACAGGCGAACATGGTAGAAAAACGCTTTCAGCCCGCTGAATTTGACCTCTGGCGTGCTGGAAAACTGCTCTTGCTTGATGTCTAAAAAAGCTGCATCGGTGGCCACTTGCGCCCGATAACGCGCGGCCCCTTCGACGGGCTCCATGATCAATTGCCAGACGGGCACGTTACCCGTCTGGCCGGCCTGCCCCAACAAGCGCGGGGCGGGTAACAAGTCGATTGGCGTCAACGTGCCTTGTCTCTGAATACGCAAACCCTGACGGGCCATGACCTGTACCTCGTCAGCTTCAGCTTCCTTAGGGCGTTTGGCGGCGGACCGGGCAGTGCGAGAGGCAGACGGTTCCTCATCACGATTGACCGCCACTTTCCCGTTCAGCACTTCCAGTAGAGCCTGGCCACCATCATCGTTGCGCGCCCGGAAGTGCGTACCCCGTACGCCCAGTACACCGACCGGCGTGACGATCTGGAAACGATCATGGTCGCTGGCACGTTTGATTACATACGACTCGACCTGCCCCTGCTCGAGGATGACCTGAGGGATCGAATGTTCTTCATTGAGATGCAGAGTGATCTGGGACCTGGAGGGCAGTACCACCCGCGAGCCATCACCCAGGGACAGACTGACAAACGCCGAAGGTGAGGTCTTGACGCCTTCTTGCTCGTCAATCGACATACCTTCCTGCAATGGTGTCTGCTTGCCTTTGGCATCCAGCTTCCAGGCTTCGCCAGTCAGATGCTCGACAGTCGCCGGCAGCGGTTGGCCACGGCATTGTTGGTTTTCATCGATATAGGGTAGACGTTTTGCCGAGGCGACAGCCGCCGATGCACTCTCGGTGAGCAATCCCATCAGGCCGGCAATCAGTAAAAGACAGACGCCAGAACGGCGTGGAAGCAATAAGGTCATGGGGTTCATAGATGGCTTTTTATGCTCTTATAGAAATCATGCCGGGAACGCACGCGCTTGGCGCACGATACCTGATCGGACGCCCTGGCAGATAGCCATCAGAGCAGATGAGATGACACATCCTTGTGTCAGAACCGAGCAGGCACTCCGTGTGTTTTCCCCGAACTGCAGGACTGTCGAAAACCGGCGATCGGCAGTCCTGCCAAATTGGCGTTGACGCTCCCTGCGTCGGGACACATCCCAATGTCCCTGTACCGCTCAGCGACAACGAATTTACCGACATGGGAGCCTTGTGAGGCAATTCTCAATATTTGTTCAGAATTGGCCGAGGGCTAAAACACCCAACGTTGTTGTGCTGAATGAATGTCACGCTGTGCCGCTTCTAACTCTGGGAAATGCACCGGAGCAAAGCCTGGCGAGTCACCTATAAACATGTTTGTCTCTATTGGACCGAAGTAACGCGGTACACCCCTTGCTCGGCAGCTGGAATCGACTGGACCGTTGTGCATCCCACAACATCAACGCTGCCAGCTTTGCGAACCCATTAGAAAGAATTTTTCGACGCATCTTTCCCACTGTCCCTTTTGAGCATTCTACCGATGACTAAACGCCTACCGGCGAAGTGATATCAGCCTAGCCATCCTTGGGAAATTCGCAGCAATTCGCCACAATTGTTCAGATTCAATCAGTCAGCCTAAACTCATAAAAAAAGAGGGTGATTTCTCACCCCCTTTTTTACTTCACGTTCAGTGGCGAACC from Pseudomonas sp. GGS8 harbors:
- a CDS encoding FecR domain-containing protein produces the protein MGLLTESASAAVASAKRLPYIDENQQCRGQPLPATVEHLTGEAWKLDAKGKQTPLQEGMSIDEQEGVKTSPSAFVSLSLGDGSRVVLPSRSQITLHLNEEHSIPQVILEQGQVESYVIKRASDHDRFQIVTPVGVLGVRGTHFRARNDDGGQALLEVLNGKVAVNRDEEPSASRTARSAAKRPKEAEADEVQVMARQGLRIQRQGTLTPIDLLPAPRLLGQAGQTGNVPVWQLIMEPVEGAARYRAQVATDAAFLDIKQEQFSSTPEVKFSGLKAFFYHVRLSAYDTHGLEGESGRYDILYYPRTSRVQ